The bacterium genome includes a region encoding these proteins:
- a CDS encoding ABC transporter substrate-binding protein, whose translation MGARPLLAAAIDRRTLLRRSLETGAAVAAGVWWDRAVRATALAAGAATRAAVQFGWVKTVEFAGSFIADANGYYKDEGLDIDMLSGGPGIDVVTAIVSGKALFGCGTGAQILAKARERGAPIKVLGVLYQKSPLAILSLKKNPIRTPQDLIGKRVGVAAADSIPWTTWLALNRLDAAKITRVPVQFDPAPLVTGDVDAFVSFATEQPVELQVAGVPVEFFLFADYGYSSYSGCYYVLEDTLRNRRADVVRFLRAEIRGWQANAANPSLGAKLTVEKYGKALGLSYMSQYLGNKVTIEKLMQTPVTAQHGLLWMDGADIAKNVDLFKRTGINVGAELFTMDVLQEIYHGRTRI comes from the coding sequence ATGGGTGCACGCCCGCTACTGGCGGCGGCCATTGACCGCCGGACGCTGCTCCGCCGTTCGCTCGAAACGGGGGCGGCCGTTGCCGCCGGCGTCTGGTGGGACCGCGCCGTCCGCGCGACGGCGCTCGCCGCCGGCGCCGCCACACGCGCCGCCGTGCAATTCGGGTGGGTGAAGACGGTGGAGTTCGCCGGCAGCTTCATCGCCGATGCGAACGGCTACTACAAAGACGAAGGCCTCGACATCGACATGCTTTCGGGCGGCCCCGGCATCGACGTCGTGACCGCGATCGTCTCCGGGAAGGCGCTGTTCGGCTGCGGCACCGGCGCGCAGATCCTGGCGAAGGCGCGGGAGCGAGGCGCGCCGATCAAGGTGCTCGGCGTCCTGTACCAGAAGAGCCCGCTTGCGATTCTCTCGCTGAAGAAGAATCCGATCCGCACGCCGCAGGACCTGATCGGCAAGCGCGTCGGCGTCGCGGCGGCCGACAGCATCCCCTGGACCACGTGGCTTGCGCTCAACCGCCTCGACGCGGCCAAGATCACCCGCGTCCCGGTTCAGTTCGATCCGGCGCCGCTCGTGACCGGCGACGTGGACGCCTTCGTCTCGTTTGCGACGGAGCAGCCGGTCGAATTACAAGTTGCGGGCGTCCCGGTGGAGTTCTTTCTGTTCGCCGACTACGGCTACTCGTCGTATTCCGGCTGCTACTACGTGCTCGAGGACACGCTGCGGAACCGGCGGGCGGACGTGGTCCGGTTCCTCCGCGCGGAGATCCGCGGCTGGCAGGCCAACGCCGCCAACCCCTCGCTCGGCGCGAAGCTGACCGTGGAGAAGTACGGCAAGGCGCTCGGCCTCAGCTACATGTCACAGTACCTCGGCAACAAGGTCACGATCGAGAAGCTGATGCAGACGCCGGTGACGGCCCAGCACGGCCTCCTCTGGATGGACGGCGCGGACATCGCGAAGAACGTCGACCTGTTCAAGCGGACGGGCATCAACGTCGGCGCGGAGCTCTTCACCATGGACGTGCTCCAGGAGATCTATCACGGGCGGACGCGCATCTAG